The genomic region GGCGGTCGGCTACATCTACATCCTCAAGCTGCTGCACCTGGTCGACGACAAGATCCACGCTCGGTCGACCGGCCCCTACTCGATGATCACTCAGCAGCCCCTGGGTGGTAAGGCGCAGTTCGGTGGCCAGCGGTTCGGTGAGATGGAGGTGTGGGCGCTGGAGGCGTACGGCGCCGCCTACGCCCTCCAGGAGCTGTTGACCATCAAGTCCGACGACGTCGTGGGCCGGGTCAAGGTCTACGAGGCGATCGTCAAGGGCGAGAACATTCCGGAGCCCGGTATCCCGGAGTCGTTCAAGGTGCTCATCAAGGAGATGCAGTCGCTGTGCCTCAACGTCGAGGTCCTCTCCAGCGACGGTGTGCAGATCGAGATGCGTGACACCGACGAGGACGTCTTCCGTGCGGCGGAGGAACTCGGGATCGACCTGTCCCGGCGGGAGCCGAGCAGCGTCGAGGAGGTCTGAGCGGGCGCCGGGGGCCCGAACCGCGCGCCGTGAGGCGGCGGCCGACCCCCGGCGGTCCATCCGACTCCAGCGTCCCGACCGAGAAAGAGAGAGCAGGCGACAGTCTTGCTGGACGTCAACTTCTTCGACGAACTGCGCATCGGTCTTGCCACCGCGGACGACATCCGTCAGTGGTCGCACGGTGAGGTCAAGAAGCCGGAGACGATCAACTACCGCACCCTGAAGCCGGAGAAGGACGGGCTCTTCTGCGAGAAGATCTTCGGTCCGACCCGGGACTGGGAGTGCTACTGCGGCAAGTACAAGCGGGTCCGGTTCAAGGGCATCATCTGCGAGCGCTGTGGCGTCGAGGTCACCCGCGCCAAGGTGCGCCGTGAGCGCATGGGGCACATCGAGCTGGCCGCCCCGGTCACCCACATCTGGTACTTCAAGGGTGTTCCGAGCCGGCTCGGCTACCTGCTGGACCTGGCGCCGAAGGACCTCGAGAAGGTCATCTACTTCGCCGCCTACATGATCACCAAGGTCGACGCCGAGGCGCGCCACCGCGACCTGCCCACCCTCGAGGCCCGCATGGGCGTCGAGAAGCAGCAGCTCGAGGACAAGAAGAACGCCGACGTCGAGACTCGGCAGAAGCGGCTCGAGACCGACCTCGCGCAGCTCGAGGCCGAGGGCGCCAAGGGCGACGCGCGGCGCAAGGTCCGCGAGTCGGCCGAGCGCGAGATGCGCCAGATCCGCGACCGCGCGCAGCGCAAGATCGACGATCTGGACCGGGTGTTCGACCGCTTCAAGAACATGAAGGTCCAGGACCTGGAGCCGGACGAGCTGCTCTACCGCGAGCTGCGCGACCGGTTCGGCCAGTACTTCGACGGCGGCATGGGCGCCGAGGCGCTGCAGCGGCGGCTCGCCGACTTCGACCTGGCCGCGGAGGCCGAGTCGCTGCGCGAGACCATCCGCAGCGGCAAGGGGCAGAAGAAGGCCCGCGCGCTCAAGCGGCTCAAGGTCGTCTCGGCGTTCCTGAACACCCGCAACTCCCCGATGGGGATGGTGCTCGACTGCGTTCCGGTGATCCCGCCGGACCTGCGGCCGATGGTGCAGCTCGACGGTGGCCGGTTCGCCACCTCCGACCTCAACGACCTGTACCGCCGGGTGATCAACCGGAACAACCGCCTCAAGCGGCTGCTCGACCTCGGCGCGCCCGAGATCATCGTCAACAACGAGAAGCGGATGCTGCAGGAGGCCGTCGACGCGCTGTTCGACAACGGCCGCCGCGGCCGGCCGGTCACCGGCCCGGGTAACCGTCCGTTGAAGTCGCTGTCCGACATGCTCAAGGGCAAGCAGGGCCGGTTCCGCCAGAACCTGCTCGGCAAGCGGGTCGACTACTCCGGCCGGTCGGTCATCGTCGTCGGTCCGCAGCTCAAGCTGCACCAGTGCGGTCTGCCCAAGCAGATGGCGCTGGAGCTGTTCAAGCCGTTCGTGATGAAGCGCCTGGTGGACCTCAACCACGCGCAGAACATCAAGTCGGCGAAGCGGATGGTGGAGCGGGCCCGCCCGGTCGTCTGGGACGTGCTCGAGGAGGTCATCACCGAGCACCCGGTGCTGCTCAACCGGGCGCCGACCCTGCACCGCCTCGGCATCCAGGCCTTCGAGCCGCAGCTGGTCGAGGGCAAGGCCATCCAGATCCACCCGCTGGTCTGCACGGCGTTCAACGCCGACTTCGACGGCGACCAGATGGCGGTGCACCTGCCGCTGTCCGCCGAGGCGCAGGCCGAGGCGCGGATCCTGATGCTGTCGAGCAACAACATCCTCTCGCCGGCGTCCGGTCGACCGCTGGCGATGCCCAGCCTCGACATGGTCACCGGGGTGTTCCACCTGTCGACGCTGGCCGAGGGCGCCGTCGGGGAGGGGCGGGCGTTCTCGTCGGTCGCCGAGGCGCAGATGGCCTTCGACGCCCGCGAGATCGCGCTGCAGGCGCGGATCAGCGTCCGGCTGCGCGACACCACCCCGCCGTCGGACTGGGTGCCGCCGGCCGACTGGGTCACTGGGGACGTGTTCACCCTGGAGACCACGTTCGGCCGCTGCCTGCTCAACGAGGCGCTGCCGGAGGGCTACCCCTTCATCAACGCCCAGCTCAACAAGAAGGCCCAGGCCGCGATCGTCAACGACCTGGCCGAGCGGTACCCGAAGATCCAGGTCGCGGCGACCCTGGACGCGCTGAAGAGCGCCGGTTTCTACTGGGCCACCCGGTCCGGGGTCACCGTCGCGATCGAGGACGTCGTCGCGCCGCCGAACAAGGCCGAGATCCTCGACGACTACGAGCAGCGGGCCGACCGGGTGCAGAAGCAGTTCGACCGCGGCTTCCTGTCCGACGAGGAGCGCCGCAGCGAGCTGGTGCAGATCTGGACCGAGGCGACCAACAAGATCGCCGAGGCGATGGAGAAGAACTTCCCGCAGACCAACCCGGTCTACGTGCTGGTCAACTCCGGAGCCGCCGGAAACATGATGCAGATCCGGCAGCTCGCCGGCATGCGTGGCCTGGTCTCCAACCCGAAGGGCGAGATCATCCCGCGGCCGATCAAGGCGAACTTCCGCGAGGGCCTCACCGTGCTCGAGTACTTCATCTCGACCCACGGTGCCCGTAAGGGTCTCGCCGACACCGCCCTGCGGACCGCCGACTCCGGCTACCTGACCCGCCGGCTCGTCGACGTCAGCCAGGACGTCATCGTCCGCGAGGAGGACTGCGGCACCGAGCGCGGCATCCTGACCCGGATCGCCCGGCGCGGCGCCGACGGCGTGCTCGTGCGCGACCGCTACGCCGAGACCTCGGCGTACGCGCGGACGCTGGCCTCCGACGCCGTCGACGAGCACGGTGAGATCATCGTGCCCGCCGGCACCGACGCCGGGGACGTGGCGATCGGCCAGATCATCGAGGCCGGCATCGAGTCGGTCCGGGTGCGTTCGGCGCTGACCTGCGAGTCCCGGATGGGGGTGTGCGCCCAGTGCTACGGGCGTTCGCTGGCCACCGGCAAGCTGGTCGACGTCGGCGAGGCCGTCGGGATCGTCGCCGCGCAGTCCATCGGCGAGCCGGGTACCCAGCTGACGATGCGTACCTTCCACAGCGGTGGCGTCGCCGGTGACGACATCACCCAGGGTCTGCCGCGTGTCGTCGAGCTGTTCGAGGCCCGTAGCCCGAAGGGCAAGGCGCCCATCACCGAGGTCTCCGGTCGGGTGAAGATCGAGGAGACCGAGAAGACCTTCAAGGTCGTGGTGGTGCCGGACGACGGCAGCGAGGAGATCGCCTACCCGGTCTCGCGGCGCTCGCGCCTGCGGGTCCGCGAGGGCGACCGCATCGAGGTCGGCAACCAGATCGTCGACGGTGCCGTCGACCCGCACGAGGTGCTGCGCATCCTCGGCCCGCGCCAGGTCCAGCTCCACCTGGTCGACCAGGTCCAGGAGGTGTACCGGTCGCAGGGCGTGTCGATCCACGACAAGCACATCGAGATCATCATCCGCCAGATGCTCAAGCGGGTGAACGTGCTGGAGTCCGGCGAGACCAACCTGCTGCCCGGCGAGCTGTGCGAGCGGGCCCGGTTCGAGTCGGAGAACCGCCGGGTGGTCGAGTCCGGCGGCCAGCCGGCCTCGGCTCGTCCGGTGCTGATGGGGATCACCAAGGCGTCGCTGGCCACCGAGTCGTGGCTGTCGGCGGCCTCCTTCCAGGAGACGACCCGAGTGCTCACCGACGCGGCGATCAACGCCCGGTCGGACTCGCTCGTCGGCCTCAAGGAGAACGTCATCATCGGTAAGCTCATCCCGGCCGGCACCGGCATCTCCCGGTACCGCAACATCCGGGTCGAGCCGACCGAGGAGGCGCGCGCCGCGATGTACTCCGTCGGCGCGTACGAGGACGGCGGCAGCGTGGAGTACGGCGCGTTCGGCACCGGCTCCGGCCAGGCCGTCCCGCTGGACGAGTTCGACTACCGCAGCTCGGGCGACTTCCGCTGACCCGGAACCGCTGATCCGGAACCGCTGAGCCGATCCCGCCGGCCCGGTGCCCCCCGCTCGGGGGCGCCGGGCCGGCGGCGTTCTCCGCCCGGTGCCGCGCCGGGTCCGGGCGGGTGCCGGTCGGTTCCCCCTGCTTGTCCAGAGGGATATTTCGGGCGCGGAGGCCTCCGGACAAGCAGGGAGGTCGGGACCGGCCTGGCCGGAGACGACGGTAGGTGATCAATGGGTGGGGAACTCGCGGCGGACTGGGCCGACATCCGGCGGCTGCACGCGATCTACGAGGACGAGGCGGTCCTGGCGCTCGACAAGCCCGTCGGCATCTCGGTGATGGGGGAGCGCCACGACACCGACCTCGTGCGCCTGGCCGCCGACGCCGGCGAGGAGCTGTTCCCCGTGCACCGGATCGACAAGGTGACCTCGGGGATCGTGCTGTTCGCCCGGGAGCTGCGCTACCACGGCGACCTGACCAGGCAGTTCCAGCGGCGCACGGTCGGCAAGTGCTACCTTGCGCTGACCCGAACCCGCGGCCTGCCGGCGGCGGGGACCATCGACCTGCCGCTCAGCGTCGGCCGCAAGAGCCGGGTCCGGGTGGCCGCGAACCGCGCCGACATCACCCTGCTCCCATCCGGCGACCCAACCGCGTCCGGCGACCCAACCGCGTCCGGCGACCCAACTGCGTCCGGCGACCTGGCCGCGTCCGACCACGCGCTCGCAGCGGGCGGAGTGGTCGCGGCCGGCAACCTGGTCGGTGCGGGCGCAGTGGCGGACGAGGGGCACTGGTCCGTTCCGCCCGAGGCGGTCTTCGGCCACGTGCGGACCTATCCCTCGGTCACGACGTTCGTCCGGATCTGGGAGGGCGGCGAGCACACCCTGCTCGCCGCGACGCCGCAGACCGGGCGGCGCCACCAGATCCGCGTGCACCTGGCCTGGATCGGCCATCCGATCGCGGGCGACCCACTGTTCGTCAAGGCGCCGCAGACCCGCGCCTTCCTGCACTCCTGGCGGCTGGCCTTCGACGCCGCCTGGGCCGGCGGCGCGCGCGTCGAGGTCGAGGCGCCCCCCGACGCCGACTTCCTCGCCCCCATCGGTGACCGGCCGCCCGCAGACCTGCTCGACGACGCTCGACGCCAGTGACGAGGCCGAGCGATCATCGGTCGGGGTACGCCGCCTCGCGGAGCTCGCCGTACACCCGGACCAGGTCGGGTAGCTGGTAGTGGGCGTTCAGACCGCTCGGGTTGGGCAGCAGCCAGACGCCCGCCTGACCCAGGGTCTCCGGCTGGCGACCGACCTGCGCCCGGCGCCGGCCGAAGCCGACCCGGTAGGCGGCCAGGCCGAGGAAGGCCACCCAGTGCGGCGAGATCCGCTCGACGAGCCCGGTGAGCCGGTCGACGCCGGCCCGGACCTCGTCGTCGCCGATCTCGTCGGCGCGGGCGGTGGACCGGTTGACCAGGTTGGTGATGCTGATGCCGCGGCTGGTCAGCTCGGCGGTCTCGCTGGGGTGCAGCCGGCGTGGGGTGAACCCGGCGAGGTGCAGGACGGGCCACAGGCGGTTGCTCGGCGTGCCGAAGTGGAAGCCGGTCGCCCCGGACTCCAGGGACGGGTTGATCCCGCACAGCAGCACGGTGGTCCGCGGGGCGAGGAGGTCGGGAACCTCGGTGTCGTAGGCGGCGAGCAGCTCGGCCCGGGTCGGCCGGGCGGGTGGGGCGGCCGGCGGCTGCGAGCCAACTGCGTCAAACATGTCCTCGTGGACCTCCGGTGCCGGTATCGTGCTGTCTCGTACAGCGTGCCAGGACCAGGATCGCGGTCGTACGAGGGCTGCGGTCGTACGAGGGCTGCGGATGTACCAGGGCCGTGGGTGTACCAGGGCCGTGGGATGCCGCCGAGGTCCCCGGGTTCCGGCTCGCTGCCTTCGGTGCTGATGCCGGAGTCCGGCCGCCCCGCCATGCGGGTAGTGGATTGTCGGCTCCGGTGGGCCCGATCGACGCGGGCCGGTGTGATCCCGGGCTGTGCCGGGTTCTGGGCGAGTTGCGTGTTTCGGGACCGCCGGTGCGGCTGTCGTGTGCGACGGCCGGGCCCGCCGTCCGAGGTCATGGGCTTGTGGGGCTGCGGTGTCTGCGTCGGACGTCGGCCGATACCCCGTTCGACACGTGACGCGGCCGTGGAGTACTGTTGATTCCTGTGGCCGGAGTCCACGTGACTCCGGCGTGCGTCTTGCACTTCGATGTGGCGCCGTGGTGCCTGGCAGGCTGACGTAAAGTCACCGCCCGGGTGTCCGTCGGCGACTGTCGGGCTCGGTTCCGCGAAGCGGCCGGGCGGGTTGGCGCGCTGTCCACCGCAGTTGGATCAATCGAATGTGTGATCCTCTTCGGACGAAACGGCGCGACACGCCCGACCGCGTGGGTCGGAGAAGCCGGTCGAGGCCACCGCGGTGGCCCTGGTGCGGTTCGCAAGGAAAGCAGGTAGGCCGGCGTACCGGTCTGGTTGCCCAAGGCAGTACGACGAGGCGTCACAGGAACGGGAGCGGCGTTGCCCACGATCCAGCAGCTGGTCCGCAAGGGCCGGCAGGACAAGGTCGAGAAGACCAAGACCCCGGCACTCAAGGGGAGCCCTCAGCGTCGTGGTGTGTGCACCCGCGTCTACACGACCACCCCCAAGAAGCCGAACTCGGCGCTGCGCAAGGTCGCGCGTGTCCGGCTGAACAGCGGGATCGAGGTCACCGCCTACATTCCCGGCGTCGGCCACAACCTGCAGGAGCACTCGATCGTCCTGGTTCGCGGCGGTCGAGTGAAGGACCTTCCGGGCGTTCGCTACAAGATCGTCCGAGGCGCTCTCGACACGCAGGGCGTCCGTAACCGCAAGCAGGCTCGTAGCCGCTACGGCGCGAAGAAGGAGAAGGGCTGATGCCGCGCAAGGGGCCCGCGCCCAAGCACGCCGTCGTCGTCGACCCGGTGTACGGGTCGGCGCTGGTGACCGCGCTGGTGAACAAGGTGCTGATGAGCGGCAAGAAGTCGGTCGCGGAGCGCATCGTGTACGGCGCGCTGGAAGGCGCGAAGAACAAGACCGGCAACGACCCGGTCGTCACGCTCAAGCGGGCGCTCGACAACGTCAAGCCCACGCTGGAGGTGCGCAGCCGCCGGGTCGGTGGCGCCACCTACCAGGTGCCGGTCGAGGTTCGCGCCGGCCGCAGCACGACCCTCGCTCTGCGCTGGATCGTCGGCTACTCCCGGGCTCGTCGTGAGAAGACGATGACCGAGCGGCTGATGAACGAGCTCATCGACGCGAGTAACGGCCTCGGCGCGAGCGTGAAGCGCCGGGAGGACACCCACAAGATGGCGGAGTCCAACAAGGCCTTCGCCCACTACCGCTGGTAGCTCGACATGCCATCTGACGCACCTTCCTCGCTGGCCAGTACCCGCAACATCGGGATCATGGCCCACATCGACGCGGGCAAGACCACCACGACCGAGCGCATCCTCTTCTACACCGGTGTGAACTACAAGATCGGTGAGGTCCACGAGGGCGGCGCGACGATGGACTGGATGGAGCAGGAGCAGGAGCGGGGGATCACCATCACCTCCGCGGCCACCACCTGTATCTGGCGCGACCACACCATCAACATCATCGACACGCCCGGCCACGTCGACTTCACGGTTGAGGTCGAGCGGTCGCTGCGCGTCCTCGACGGCGCCGTGGCGGTGTTCGACGCCGTCGCCGGCGTCGAGCCGCAGAGCGAGACGGTCTGGAAGCAGGCCGACCGGTACAACGTGCCGCGGATCGCCTTCGTCAACAAGATGGACCGGGTCGGCGCGGAATTCCACCGCTGCGTGGACATGATGGTCGAGCGGCTCGACGCGACGCCCGCCGTCATCCAGCTCCCCTGGGGCGTGGAGTCGGACTTCCGCGGCGTCATCGACCTGATCCGGATGAAGGGCCTGCTCTGGAAGTCCGAGGACAAGGGCGCCTCCTACGAGGTCGTCGACATTCCTCGGGACCACCTGGAGGCCGCGCAGGAATGGCGCGACAAGCTCCTGGAGACGGTCGCGGAGAACGACGACGAGCTCATGGAGCTCTACCTCGAGGGTGAGGAGCCCTCCGAGGAGCAGCTCATGGCCGGTCTGCGGCGCGGCACCCTCGCCAGCAAGATCAACCCGGTGCTGTGTGGCTCCGCGTTCAAGAACAAGGGCGTCCAGCCCATGCTCGACGCGGTCGTCGACTTCCTGCCGAACCCGCTGGACATCGGCGCCACCATCGGTCACTCGGTCAGCGACGAGGACGCCGAGGTCCGCCGCGAGCCCAGCGAGGACGAGCCGTTCTCGGCGCTTGCCTTCAAGATTATGAGCGACCCGTACGTCGGCAAGCTGACCTACATCCGGGTGTACTCGGGCAGGCTCACCGGCGGCTCGCCAGTGCTGAACTCGACGAAGGACCGCAAGGAGCGCATCGGGCGCATCCTGCAGATGCACGCCAACCACCGGGAGGACCGGGACGGCGTCGGTGCGGGGCAGATCGTCGCCGTGGTGGGGCTGAAGAACACCACCACCGGTGACACGCTCTGCGACCCGAACGCGCCGGTGATCCTGGAGTCGATGACGTTCCCGGCGCCGGTCATCCACGTCGCGATCGAGCCGAAGACGAAGGCCGACCAGCAGAAGCTGGGCACCGCCATCCAGCGGCTCGCCGAGGAGGACCCGACCTTCCAGGTCCGCACCGACGAGGAGACCGGCCAGACGATCATCGCCGGCATGGGCGAGCTGCACCTCGACGTGCTGGTCGACCGCATGCGTCGCGAGTACGGCGTCGAGGCCAACGTCGGCAAGCCGCAGGTGGCCTACCGGGAGACGATCCGCCGCAAGGTGGAGAAGGTCGACTACACCCACAAGAAGCAGACGGGTGGGTCCGGCCAGTACGCCCGAGTGATCATCAACCTGGAGCCCTCCGGCGGCGACGGCGGCGGCTACGAGTTCGAGAACAAGGTCACCGGCGGTCGCATCCCCCGGGAGTACATCCCGTCCGTCGATGCCGGCTGCCAGGAGGCCATGGAGTTCGGCGTGCTCGCCGGCTACCCGCTGGTCGACGTCAAGGTCACCCTCCTGGACGGTCAGTACCACGACGTGGACTCGTCCGAGCTCGCCTTCAAGATCGCCGGCTCGATGGCGTTCAAGGACGCGGCTCGCAAGGCCGATCCCGTGCTTCTCGAGCCGCTGATGGCCGTCGAGGTCACCACGCCCGAGGACCACATGGGCGACGTCATCGGTGACCTGAACTCCCGCCGCGGACAGATCCAGGCGATGGAGGAGCGCGGCGGTTCCCGGATCGTGCGGGCGCAGGTGCCGCTGTCGGAGATGTTCGGCTACGTCGGCGACCTGCGGTCCAAGACGTCCGGCCGGGCCAGCTACTCGATGCAGTTCGACTCCTACGCCGAGGTTCCCGGGAACGTCGCCAAGGAGATCATCGCCAAGGCGAGGGGGGAGTGACCGCCCTCGTGGCGTGAACGCCTCCCGACCTGACTACACAGCACGACACCACCCGTCCTTGGAGGGACACCCGTGGCGAAGCAGAAGTTCGAGCGGACGAAGCCGCACGTCAATATCGGCACCATCGGTCACATCGACCATGGCAAGACCACGCTGACCGCGGCGATCACCAAGGTCCTGCACGACGCGCACCCGGACCTCAACCCCTTCACGCCGTTCGACCAGATCGACAAGGCGCCGGAGGAGAAGGCCCGCGGCATCACGATCTCGATCGCGCACGTCGAGTACCAGACCGACAAGCGGCACTACGCGCACGTCGACTGCCCCGGGCACGCGGACTACATCAAGAACATGATCACCGGTGCCGCCCAGATGGACGGGGCGATCCTGGTGGTGTCCGCGACCGACGGCCCGATGCCGCAGACGAAGGAGCACGTGCTCCTCGCGCGTCAGGTCGGCGTGCCCTACATCGTCGTCGCGCTGAACAAGGCCGACATGGTCGACGACGAGGAGATCCTGGAGCTCGTCGAGCTCGAGGTCCGCGAGCTGCTCAGCTCGTACGAGTTCCCGGGTGACGACGTCCCGGTCATCCGCGTCTCCGCGCTCAAGGCGCTGGAGGGCGACAAGGAGTGGGGCGCCAAGCTCCTCGAGCTCATGGCCGCGGTCGACGACTCGATCCCCGAGCCGCAGCGTGACATCGACCGGCCGTTCCTCATGCCGATCGAGGACGTCTTCACGATCACCGGTCGTGGCACGGTCGTCACCGGCCGCGTCGAGCGTGGAATCGTCAAGGTCAACGAGACCGTGGAGATCGTCGGCATCAAGCCGGAGACCACCACGACGACCGTCACCGGCGTCGAGATGTTCCGCAAGCTGCTCGACGAGGGGCGTGCCGGCGACAACGTGGGCCTGCTCCTTCGTGGCATCAAGCGCGAGGACGTCGAGCGCGGCCAGGTCATCGTCAAGCCGAAGACGATCACCCCGCACACCGTGTTCGAGGCGCGCGTCTACATCCTGAACAAGGACGAGGGCGGTCGCCACACGCCGTTCTTCAAGAACTACCGGCCGCAGTTCTACTTCCGCACCACTGACGTGACCGGCGTCGTGACCCTCCCCGAGGGCACGGAGATGGTCATGCCGGGCGACAACACCGAGATGACGGTCGAGCTCATCCAGCCGATCGCCATGGAGGAGGGTCTGCGCTTCGCCATCCGCGAGGGTGGCCGGACCGTCGGCGCGGGCCAGGTCACGAAGGTTCTCAAGTAGTAGCGGTGGGCGGTGGGTCCGGATCCCCCGGGCCCACCGCCCACATTGCTGCCCGGGCGGCGCGATTGCCCTCACCGCCCGGGCGGCCCGGCTGCCGGTGCCACCCGGCTGCCGACGTGGCAGGTAATCCGGCCCGAGCGTCGATCGATCGACGCGGGGCCGGCACGAGACAGCGGTAACCGGCAGATTCCCTCCGCCGGCGGCGGGGCACGGGCCTCACGCCACCGGCGGAGGCGTGGATCTACGGGCGGTGACCCGGTAGCGGTACCGGCCGGACGAGACAGACAGGACAGGCGAAGCCCACCATGGCGGCACAGAAGATCCGCATTCGGCTCAAGGCCTATGACCACGAGGTCATCGACAGCTCGGCGCGGAAGATCGTCGAGACGGTGACCCGGACGGGTGCGCAGGTCGCGGGACCGGTGCCGCTGCCGACGGAGAAGAACATCTACTGCGTCATCCGGTCGCCGCACAAGTACAAGGACAGCCGCGAGCACTTCGAGATGCGGACGCACAAGCGGCTGATCGACATCCTTGACCCGACGCCGAAGACGGTCGACTCGCTGATGCGGCTCGACCTCCCCGCCGGTGTCGACATCGAGATCAAGCTGTAAGAGGGGCCGGCGCAGTCATGCTCATCCGCAACTACAGAGGGCTCCTGGGCACCAAGCTCGGGATGACCCAGGTATGGGACGCGAACAACCGCGTCGTGCCGGTCACCGTCATCAAGGCCGGACCCAATGTCGTCACGCAGGTCAAGACGCCTGACTCGGACGGATACTCGGCCGTCCAGCTCGGTTACGGCGAGATCGACCCGCGTAAGATCAACAAGCCGGCCCGTGGGCACTTCGCCACGAGCGGGGTGACGCCGCGGCGCCACCTCGTCGAGCTGCGCACCGCCGACGCCGGCAACTACCGGCCCGGCCAGGAGCTGACCGGCGAGGTGTTCGCCGAGGGGACCGTCGTCGACGTCACCGGCACCTCCAAGGGCAAGGGCTTCGCCGGTGTCATGAAGCGTCATGGCTTCAAGGGCCTGGGCGCCGGGCACGGCGTCGAGCGCAAGCACCGCTCGCCGGGTTCGGTCGGCGGCTGCGCCACCCCCGGGCGCGTCTTCAAGGGCCTGCGCATGGCGGGCCGGATGGGCCACGCGCGCACCACCACGCCGGGCCTGACCATCCACGCCGTCGACACCGAGCGTGGCTTTCTGCTGGTGAAGGGCGCGATTCCCGGCCCGGACGGCGGCCTTGTCTTCGTGCGCAGCGCGGCCAAGCGCCCGGCGCCCGAGGCGATCGCCCCGGCCGCGACCGTCGGCGCCGGTGAGGAGGTCTCGGCATGAGCCCGGTGGCGACCGCATCCGATCCGGATGCCACCACCACGCGCACCGTCTCGGTGCACGCGCCGAACGGC from Frankia alni ACN14a harbors:
- a CDS encoding DNA-directed RNA polymerase subunit beta'; this translates as MLDVNFFDELRIGLATADDIRQWSHGEVKKPETINYRTLKPEKDGLFCEKIFGPTRDWECYCGKYKRVRFKGIICERCGVEVTRAKVRRERMGHIELAAPVTHIWYFKGVPSRLGYLLDLAPKDLEKVIYFAAYMITKVDAEARHRDLPTLEARMGVEKQQLEDKKNADVETRQKRLETDLAQLEAEGAKGDARRKVRESAEREMRQIRDRAQRKIDDLDRVFDRFKNMKVQDLEPDELLYRELRDRFGQYFDGGMGAEALQRRLADFDLAAEAESLRETIRSGKGQKKARALKRLKVVSAFLNTRNSPMGMVLDCVPVIPPDLRPMVQLDGGRFATSDLNDLYRRVINRNNRLKRLLDLGAPEIIVNNEKRMLQEAVDALFDNGRRGRPVTGPGNRPLKSLSDMLKGKQGRFRQNLLGKRVDYSGRSVIVVGPQLKLHQCGLPKQMALELFKPFVMKRLVDLNHAQNIKSAKRMVERARPVVWDVLEEVITEHPVLLNRAPTLHRLGIQAFEPQLVEGKAIQIHPLVCTAFNADFDGDQMAVHLPLSAEAQAEARILMLSSNNILSPASGRPLAMPSLDMVTGVFHLSTLAEGAVGEGRAFSSVAEAQMAFDAREIALQARISVRLRDTTPPSDWVPPADWVTGDVFTLETTFGRCLLNEALPEGYPFINAQLNKKAQAAIVNDLAERYPKIQVAATLDALKSAGFYWATRSGVTVAIEDVVAPPNKAEILDDYEQRADRVQKQFDRGFLSDEERRSELVQIWTEATNKIAEAMEKNFPQTNPVYVLVNSGAAGNMMQIRQLAGMRGLVSNPKGEIIPRPIKANFREGLTVLEYFISTHGARKGLADTALRTADSGYLTRRLVDVSQDVIVREEDCGTERGILTRIARRGADGVLVRDRYAETSAYARTLASDAVDEHGEIIVPAGTDAGDVAIGQIIEAGIESVRVRSALTCESRMGVCAQCYGRSLATGKLVDVGEAVGIVAAQSIGEPGTQLTMRTFHSGGVAGDDITQGLPRVVELFEARSPKGKAPITEVSGRVKIEETEKTFKVVVVPDDGSEEIAYPVSRRSRLRVREGDRIEVGNQIVDGAVDPHEVLRILGPRQVQLHLVDQVQEVYRSQGVSIHDKHIEIIIRQMLKRVNVLESGETNLLPGELCERARFESENRRVVESGGQPASARPVLMGITKASLATESWLSAASFQETTRVLTDAAINARSDSLVGLKENVIIGKLIPAGTGISRYRNIRVEPTEEARAAMYSVGAYEDGGSVEYGAFGTGSGQAVPLDEFDYRSSGDFR
- a CDS encoding RluA family pseudouridine synthase: MGGELAADWADIRRLHAIYEDEAVLALDKPVGISVMGERHDTDLVRLAADAGEELFPVHRIDKVTSGIVLFARELRYHGDLTRQFQRRTVGKCYLALTRTRGLPAAGTIDLPLSVGRKSRVRVAANRADITLLPSGDPTASGDPTASGDPTASGDLAASDHALAAGGVVAAGNLVGAGAVADEGHWSVPPEAVFGHVRTYPSVTTFVRIWEGGEHTLLAATPQTGRRHQIRVHLAWIGHPIAGDPLFVKAPQTRAFLHSWRLAFDAAWAGGARVEVEAPPDADFLAPIGDRPPADLLDDARRQ
- the mug gene encoding G/U mismatch-specific DNA glycosylase; amino-acid sequence: MFDAVGSQPPAAPPARPTRAELLAAYDTEVPDLLAPRTTVLLCGINPSLESGATGFHFGTPSNRLWPVLHLAGFTPRRLHPSETAELTSRGISITNLVNRSTARADEIGDDEVRAGVDRLTGLVERISPHWVAFLGLAAYRVGFGRRRAQVGRQPETLGQAGVWLLPNPSGLNAHYQLPDLVRVYGELREAAYPDR
- the rpsL gene encoding 30S ribosomal protein S12 — protein: MPTIQQLVRKGRQDKVEKTKTPALKGSPQRRGVCTRVYTTTPKKPNSALRKVARVRLNSGIEVTAYIPGVGHNLQEHSIVLVRGGRVKDLPGVRYKIVRGALDTQGVRNRKQARSRYGAKKEKG
- the rpsG gene encoding 30S ribosomal protein S7; translation: MPRKGPAPKHAVVVDPVYGSALVTALVNKVLMSGKKSVAERIVYGALEGAKNKTGNDPVVTLKRALDNVKPTLEVRSRRVGGATYQVPVEVRAGRSTTLALRWIVGYSRARREKTMTERLMNELIDASNGLGASVKRREDTHKMAESNKAFAHYRW
- the fusA gene encoding elongation factor G, with protein sequence MPSDAPSSLASTRNIGIMAHIDAGKTTTTERILFYTGVNYKIGEVHEGGATMDWMEQEQERGITITSAATTCIWRDHTINIIDTPGHVDFTVEVERSLRVLDGAVAVFDAVAGVEPQSETVWKQADRYNVPRIAFVNKMDRVGAEFHRCVDMMVERLDATPAVIQLPWGVESDFRGVIDLIRMKGLLWKSEDKGASYEVVDIPRDHLEAAQEWRDKLLETVAENDDELMELYLEGEEPSEEQLMAGLRRGTLASKINPVLCGSAFKNKGVQPMLDAVVDFLPNPLDIGATIGHSVSDEDAEVRREPSEDEPFSALAFKIMSDPYVGKLTYIRVYSGRLTGGSPVLNSTKDRKERIGRILQMHANHREDRDGVGAGQIVAVVGLKNTTTGDTLCDPNAPVILESMTFPAPVIHVAIEPKTKADQQKLGTAIQRLAEEDPTFQVRTDEETGQTIIAGMGELHLDVLVDRMRREYGVEANVGKPQVAYRETIRRKVEKVDYTHKKQTGGSGQYARVIINLEPSGGDGGGYEFENKVTGGRIPREYIPSVDAGCQEAMEFGVLAGYPLVDVKVTLLDGQYHDVDSSELAFKIAGSMAFKDAARKADPVLLEPLMAVEVTTPEDHMGDVIGDLNSRRGQIQAMEERGGSRIVRAQVPLSEMFGYVGDLRSKTSGRASYSMQFDSYAEVPGNVAKEIIAKARGE